CTCCTGTCGCGTGTCGTCACCCGCCTCGGCTCTCTCGACATGGTGACGACGAAAGTCGTTGAAGATCTCTTTGCTTCTGATCTTGGTTACCTGCAGGATTTTTATCGACGCATAAACGAAGATGGCACCGGTACAATCAGGGCTATCTGCCCAAAGTGCGAGCATACGTTTGAATTGGAGGTGTCCCGGGGGGAATGACACGCTACCCCCTCAATCGGCTGTATGAGGAGGTAGCATTCATTGCCTATTACCTTCACTGGCCCCCGGGTGATATTCTTGATCTCGAACACCGGGATCGCCAGCGCTGGGTTGAAGAGATCTCACGGATTAACCGTCGGATTAGCGGTAATCAGGAACGGAGCATCCTTGAATCCTGAAAAAGGAAAAAAAATGGGAAGGTGAAAGATGACACCGGATTTGAGGCAGAATCCCCTGATGTCCTTCCGTTTTCGGGTGGAGATTGATGGGATTATCTCTGCCTATGCATCAGAAATCAGCGGGCTTTCAAGAGAGACAGAAACCGAACCATATGAAGAAGGCGGTGTAAATGACGGTATCCATCAATTGCCGAAACGGACAAAATATCAGAATATCACCCTCAAGCGGGGTATTACTGACCGCGACGAACTCTGGAAATGGCATCAGGACGTTATCGAGGGGAGGTTCAAACGGCGGAATGGCGCTATTATCCTCATGGATGGAGAAGGAGGAGAAAAATGGCGCTGGAATTTTATTCAGGCCTATCCGGTAAAATGGACCGGCCCCGATCTCCGGGCGGAGAGTAATACCGTTGCCTTTGAATCAGTTGAACTTGCCCATCACGGTATTACGAAGGGATAATCGATGAGACAAAGAATGATGACCGGAGATGCATCGTTTCATATCAGAATAATGGAAAAATACAAGAATAAACGAATTTTATTCAGGGATTTCCCAAATCTTGTTTTCATGAAAAACCATGCCATGGAACAACCGCCCCTGTTATTCGCTTTCAAAGTATTTGTTCGTTCATTTGTTCAGAGGATATCAATTGAATTATTTGATATTCCCGAATTCCTCCAGACGACTTCGCAGTTGATGATAGCTATATCTCCACGAACGGTAATCTCTCCGTTCACTTCTTTTCCTTCGGGCATCGGAAAATCGCAAAAACCTTCCCCGAAGATCTATTCTGATAATAGAGAAAACAGGTATTATTTCTCCAGAATAATTCCTTTCCTTCGCAGAAAAATTATTCATTTACCCTATTCTGAAATGAATACTGATGATCACTATTCAAGGCAAGATTTGACTCACAAGCTGAATCTGACAGCAAGAATGATTTCAAACAATCAAAGTAACAAAATCCACACGCTCATCTCCGCCTTTCCCATAATGCCTCCGCAAGAATCACTTGCCAGATCTGCTTTTTTTCTCCGTGATAGCGATATCAAAGACAGACCTGTGCCCGACACAGGGGTCCATTATCCCGACTTTGATGCGATCCTACGCGAATTAAAGTCTCTTTCCAGTGAAGTAAAGGAAAGCATGAAGCATCGAAGTATTGCTGACGAACACCCGAATTCAAAGAGTTATCCTGACGCACTGGATGTCGAGAGAATCTCAAATAAGGTCATCCAAATGATGGATTACCGGACGAAAATCGCTAAAGAGCGGAGGGTAGCACTGTAATGGGATTAAAAAAAGGGTTCATCCGGGTGCTCGAGGGGGCCAGGGCATCAGAAGAGATTGAGGTTCTGTATTATCCTGCTGAATACAGCACTGAGAAAAGCAATGTCTTCTCTGAAGTCAGTATTCCCGGACTTGAATCGCCGTATATACAGTTTCTGAAGGGGAATGCAGTTACCTTATCCCTTGAAATTTTCTATGACACCTATGAAAAGGGCATCGATGTGCGGATTGCAACCGATCATCTCACGACGCTGATGAACCTTGATCCTCACCTCCACGCACCTCCACCACTGCTCTTCCTCTGGGGCCTCCGTGCCCAGGAGCCGTTCTTCTGTATTCTCGAACAGGTGACGAGACGATTCACGATGTTCCTTCCCAGCGGGATCCCGGTCAGGGCACGGCTCTCTGTCAGGCTGCGTGAATTCAAGAGAGGGCCAAGTCCCACCGAGCGAGCCCTGCAATCCAGGGATAGGACGAAGGTGTACCGCGTGAAGCAAGGGGACACCCTCTGGCTTATAGCACATCGTGAATATGGCGATGCTTCTCGCTGGAACACGATTGCCAAATGGAATATGATTACGGATCCGAGGTTCCTCGCACCCGGCCGGGAGTTGATCCTCCGGCCACTGGAGTAAAATCATGGCAGCAATTATACCTGGTCTGGCTACCTATGCTCCGGTCATAAAGGTTGTCAGGGAGACGGACCAGTATTGCTTTCCTCAGGAGTGTATTGCCGGTGTTGAGATCCAGGAACATCTCAAGGAACCGGATTCCTTTCAAATATCATTCAACGACGACGTGAAAATTTCAACTCCTTTCCGCTGGCTCAACGACCCCGCTATCCGGCCTGGCACGATTGTAACGATTGACTATGGGTATTCAGGTTCCAGGATGAGCAGGTTTCTCGGGAAAATACAGGCAATTAATCCAAGCTATACACAGACCGGCATGGTAATTCTCGGAATCGAAGGATACGATCTCTCGTATGATCTGAAGAAAACGAGAAAGGAATTCAAGGATAACAATGTAAAATATTCCGATATTGCAACCGAGATCGCCTTCAAGAATAACCTCGGATCATCGGTTACCGATTCGGAACAGAAGCATGCCAAGGTTGAACGGAAAAAGAATGAGAAAGACTATGAGTTCCTCGCTAGGCTCGCCCATATTATTGAATTCGAGTTCTTCGTTCGTGGAAAAATCCTTTACTTCCGGAAACCCGCGGATCGTCTCTGGTCAGACTATACTTTTGAATTCAGGAAAAATATCATCAGCTTTAATCCACGTTTTACAACCGCGACCATGGCAAATGAAGTGACAGTTCTTGCCTGGGATGTGGGTGTTAAAGATCGAATCGCAGAAACCGTAACCTGCGCTGAAATCGGCAGTCAGTTGGGTATTTCCGATATCAGCCGGATTATTGAGCAGTCCCTTGGCAACCCTGTTCAGATAAAGCTGGAAGGAAAAGTTGTCCGTTCCCGTGAAGAAGCGAGGAAGATCGCTGTTGCAGAACTGAAAAAGCGGAACGAATGCTATATCGAAGGTTTTCTCGAATGCATCGGGGATCCGTCCCTTCACGCGGGTATGACCGTGAATGTGTTGAATGTCGGCGACCTCTTTTCGGGTGTGTATTACATCAAATCCGCTCGTCATACCCTGAATGAAAGTGGATACCGGACATCCCTCAATCTCTGCAGGTGTCTTTGATGGGAATCGATGAAATGTTTGATGAAAACAACCGGGATCAGGAGCAGATCTACGGAGTTGTCATCGGGATCGTAACGAATAACAAGGATGAGAGGCTCCTCGGGAGGATTCAAATCCGGTTCCCGTGGCGGAGTGAAGAGCAGAAGAAGGCATACTGGGCAAGAATCGGAAGTCTTATGGCCGGAAAGGGTCGGGGAACGGTATTCTATCCGGAGGTTGGCGACGAGGTACTTGTCGCTTTCGAGCATGGAGACATCAATCACCCGTATATTCTGGGGACCCTCTGGAATGGCAGGGATCCTCCGCCGGAGAAGAACGAGAACGGCCAGAATAATATTCGCGTGATTCATTCGAGAAGCGGACATGAAATTATCCTCGATGATACAACGGGAAATGAGAAAATAGTCCTTGTTGACAAGACGCGGCAGAATAAAGTCACCATCGACTCAGCTCAAAACGAGATTCGAATAGAAGCTGCCATTCAGATCAGAATCACAGCACCGAATATCGAAATCCAGGGATCAGAATCGCTGACCATCGGAGCAAATGGATGCATAGCGATCCAGGGACAGATCGTGAAGATCAATTGAAAGGAGACTATCGTATGCCACAAGCAGCACGGATTACGGACATGACATCGCATGGAATACCGCTAGGTCCCGGTCCGGGGAGCCCGAATGTCCTGATCGGAGGTCTTCCGGCATGGAGGATAATGGTTGATTACCACAGCTGCCCTCTGCCCTATCATATCGGAGGCGTGGTGATGCTCGGGAGCAGCACGGTTTTTATCAACGGATTGTCCGCAGCCCGGGTCGGTGATGTTGTTGTTGAGGCAGGTCCTCCGAATCCGATCGCACTGGGATGCCCAACCGTGATATTCGGGTGAGGGGCTGAAAGGAGACGTGAATAGAAAATGGTCACAGGGAAGGAATTTCTGGGAACAGGGTGGAAATTTCCGATTAAGACTGATAGCAGCGGCCATATTGCCCTATCGACGGGTGAAGAGGACATTTCCGAAGCGATACGAATTATTCTTCTCACGTCTCCCGGTGAGCGAGTGATGCGTCCCGATTTCGGGTGCGGAATTCGTGATTATATCTTCGCTTCGATGAATGCGAAAACTCTCGCGCTCATCGAAACTTCGGTCCGGGAGGCTCTGATCAAATATGAGCCCCGTATTGAAGTACTCGACGTCAAGGCCGATGCAACCGACGCGGCGCTGGGAAAGCTGCTTATTGGACTTATCTACCGGGTCAGGGCGACGAATACGGTTTTTAACCGGGTCTATCCGTTCTACCTAACAGAGGGATGATATATGCCCCGGATACTGGACAAACATGAAGAGACGATTATCACCGAAATACTCGCCAGGGGACCTTTTTATACACCGGAATGGGAAACTGCGGATAAAGAGGACGCTGGCATTGCAGTCGCCCAGATCATGGCCCGGTTCGGTGATACAGCAATCAGCCGGCTCAATATAGCTCCTAAACTTCATTTCCTGTCGTTTCTCGAGATGATTCAAGTTAGACTTCTTCGTGCTCAGCCATCCCGGGTCCCGCTCACCTTCTGCGTGTCCGATGACGCCCCCGGCCCAGTTTCAGTTCCCGGAAAGACCCGGGCATCGTCAGAGGTCGCCGATGGACAACCGGTTGTTTTTGAAACGGAGGAACACCTGATTGCAACGCCGGCACAACTTGATGATCTGGTTAGCGTTAATCCCCGTACGGATGAGATTTTCCATCATATCTCCGCTAATGAACACAATACGGCAATCACCCTGTTCCTCGGGAAAAATTCTCAGGAACATTCTCTGTATATCGGAGACAGCGCAACCCTTTCAGTAGCGAATGCAATAGTGACCATTACAATTAAGGGAACTAAAGTGTCCGCTCTTGCCCACCTGGGAGTGGAATGGTCGTATTCTGGAGAAATAATCATAAAAACCGACGGAAAAGAAGAAAAGATTTTCGAGCCGCAAATTGTTGCGATTTCGAATATTCACACATCTGATACAACCCTCTCATTTGATTTGGCGATCGACTGCCGCATAGCTGAGACAGAGATTCGGGGAATTAAAAATCGGTGGCTCCGGTGCACGGCAAAGAGTGCGATTTCCCGATTAACAGGAATCACTATTGACTCTATTATTATCGAATCCCGACCAGCAGCAAAGGATGAAATCTTGCCGGATCAACTCTTTTGCGATGATGTTCCCGCTGATCCGAAGAGCATTCAGCAGGAACCTGTGTATCCGTTTGGACACGCCCTTTTTCTTTACAAATGCTTCTATATCGCGTCTGCTGAGGCATTTACCAAGAGAAAGTATAGTGTTCAAATCACCGTTGATTCAACAGTTAAAGGATCTTCCTCTCCTCCATGCACATTAGCGATATCCTGGGAGTACTGGGACGGTGCCGGGTGGATGCATCTCAATACCAGTCCGACCGATCTGGATTTCACTCAAAAATTCATCGTCACCATTTCTGCTCTCCCCGAAATCCGGCAGACAAGAGTTAATGGGAAAGAAAATTATTGGATCCGGATGCGCCTCATTGGCGGCCAATTTGACACGGTTCCGTTTTTTACTCATATCACAATCAGGTATTGCCCCCCTTCTTGTGGCACCATTCCTGAACACATCATAACCACGGACAATCAGGATATTGTCCTGAGAGAGAATGCTCCTTTTCCGATTTTCGCACAAATCCCCGATCCGTTCCCGTCCCTGTATCTGGGTTTCAATAAACCACTCGTGGCCACCCCGCTCAATATATTTTTTGCTGTAGATCCCATGCAGGAATATCCTGCCGAATTTCATCCAGATATCATTTGGCAATATCTTGGAGCTGACGGTGAATGGCAGCATATCAACGCGCAGGATGAGACTCATGGTGTTACTCGCCCCGGCATCGTAAAAATTGAAGCTCCGGGCCTGATGGCAGGTTTTCGTCTCTTCGGAAGCAGCAATCCATTGTACTGGCTTCGTGCGCAGTTCACGGAATCGTTCTTCGATATCCCCACAAACTACCAAAATATTCAGCTGCCATGGCTTTCTGTCACGGTTCTCCCATGGAACTCTCTATTTGGAGCTCGATTCTGGATTCAGTATGCAGGAACGATCCTTTCAATGTTCGGACAAGAGAACCAGTTCAACCTCGGCAATATTCCGGTATGCCCCGCCCCAATCGAGGTTTTGAATCCGAGTCTCTTTCCATCGGCTGTTAAAAAGGCTCTTCCTCCACTGATTCGGGGCGTTTTTCCAAACACTACCTGGGCACCCCAGTGCAGAACCGTACCGGAGGATTTCCTTGGTTCAGGGACGGGTGAAGCAGGACGTTCATTTACTCTCGTAAATGTCCCGGTGGTTTCTGCCGATGTATGGGTCAACGAGGCTGGTTCGCTGACCCCCTCCGATCTCGACATGCTGAGAATACCCGGTCATTTCAGAGAGACCATGGATAAAAGGGACAATACAGCTGAGTTTTGGGTACGCTGGAATGAGGTGGAGAATCTCGCATTATCAAAGAAATCAGACCGTCAATTTGAACTTGATCCATCGAGTGGTACGATCACTTTTGGAGACCGTCATCATGGAAGGATCCCTCCCATCGGGCTGAATAATCTTCGCGTGGTTTACCGCACCGGCGGGGGAAAGCGGGGAAATCTTGCCAGCAATATGATTACTTCTCTTCAGCAAGACATCGCTTTTATTAATGAGGTCTCCAATCCGCTGGCAGCCGAGGGGGGGTGTGATTGTGAGACGGTGGAGGCTCTTATCCGCCGTGCACCACGAGTCCTGCGCCACCGCGGCCGGGCAATCACTACAGCTGATTTTGAATCACTAGCTCATGACGCGTCCAGAGAAGTGGCAAAGGTGAGGGTTCTGGAGAACTTCGATACCGAGGGGAACTACAAACCCGGCCGGGTGACTGTGGTCATCGTCCCCCATTCCCAAGAACCAAAACCTCTTCCCTCTCCTGAGCTAAAACGGAGAGTTGAACAATATCTGAAAAAGAATTCGTCCAATGTTTTACAGATCGCGGTGATACAACCTTCCTATCTTCAGGTCAATATCACTGCCTCTCTTTTCACTCGTGAACTGGATCTGGTGCCTCTCATCACTGGAGAGGCGAATAAGACATTAACCGACTTCCTTCATCCCCTCACGGGTGGCGACGAGAGGGGAGGCTGGCCTTTTGGAGGTATCCCCTGCGTTTCGGATATCTATACGGTCCTCGAATCAATCGATGGGGTGAATTATGTCAATAATGTCACTCTATCTCTCGATCCCGGCACGAGCGCCTCACCATTCCATGTCAGGGACAACATGATGGCCGTAAAAATACCGCCATATTGTCTGCCGTTCTGCGGTAATCTGAGCCTCAAGACAACGTGGATGCCGGTAGGAGGTCGATGACATTATGACGATCCCCAAACCTGACCTGGAAGATAAAACATTTGAGCAACTGGTTGAAGAGGCACGAACCCTCATTCCCCAATATGCACCAATATGGACGGATCATAACTGGAGCGATCCCGGTATCACCCTGATCGACCTCCAGGCGTGGATCACAGAAGCGGAACTATACCGGATTAATCTAGTCACTGATAGTCACCGGCGTAAATACCTTCAGTTGCTCGGTGTTCACCCCGCGGCTCCCAAACGTGCGAAAGTGGACCTTACCTTCATACCAATAGATTCGAGAATCGTGAAAAAAGGAACTCCTGTCAGTGCAATTCTCCCGGATAAGAAGATCTTCTTCGAAATTGATGATGATATCCCACTCACACCGATCACATTAATGAAGGTGATCGTTGACGGAGGTTCCGGTGGAATCGTCGACAGGACTGTAGAGAATGAGGCGGCCGATCTGTTCTTTGCACCTTTCAGCTTGCGCATCAGAGCCGGCTGTGCCCTATATCTTGCCTTTGATTCACCTGCAGACTCGCTGAGCTTCAAATGCTATCTGTACGAGAAGGATCTGAAAACACCCGGCAGCCACAACGATGAGCAGGAATATGCTTTCGAGGATATCGTGCTGCGCTGGGAATACTCTGGCGCGAATGACTGGATCAGGATATATCCTGCTAAAGCAGGGGACACAGTCCCGATTGTATCGGATGGGACTCGAAATTTCCGAAAAAGTGGATGTTTTACCTTCCACAATATCGGGATGACCCCTCCTGATGTCGAATCCTGGACGGCAAAGGCCCTCTCCAGCTGGCAGGATCCCGAAGATCCCGCTCGCACATTCTATTGGCTGCGATGTGTGGTAGAGGATTGC
This region of Methanoculleus sp. SDB genomic DNA includes:
- a CDS encoding phage tail protein, whose product is MTPDLRQNPLMSFRFRVEIDGIISAYASEISGLSRETETEPYEEGGVNDGIHQLPKRTKYQNITLKRGITDRDELWKWHQDVIEGRFKRRNGAIILMDGEGGEKWRWNFIQAYPVKWTGPDLRAESNTVAFESVELAHHGITKG
- a CDS encoding peptidoglycan-binding protein — encoded protein: MGLKKGFIRVLEGARASEEIEVLYYPAEYSTEKSNVFSEVSIPGLESPYIQFLKGNAVTLSLEIFYDTYEKGIDVRIATDHLTTLMNLDPHLHAPPPLLFLWGLRAQEPFFCILEQVTRRFTMFLPSGIPVRARLSVRLREFKRGPSPTERALQSRDRTKVYRVKQGDTLWLIAHREYGDASRWNTIAKWNMITDPRFLAPGRELILRPLE
- a CDS encoding baseplate protein: MVTGKEFLGTGWKFPIKTDSSGHIALSTGEEDISEAIRIILLTSPGERVMRPDFGCGIRDYIFASMNAKTLALIETSVREALIKYEPRIEVLDVKADATDAALGKLLIGLIYRVRATNTVFNRVYPFYLTEG